TCAGCAGCAGCTATGCAGGTAAAACAATTagaccatttattttaaagaacaGAATGTTATTAGGAAAAGCAAATACTTTTGAATGCTTTGGGAGGTTGGGGGCTCTGTTATATATGTTATGTCGTAGTATTGAATGTTCTTCAGTTTGACGAACACTGATTTCTTGTCAACCGAGCGTGTCTTCAGTTTGACAAATCATGTTGCAACATTAATTGCTGATAAAAACCGTACTTGATTAACTTTTGATTACTGGCTGCTCAAAACAGGTAGAGGAATACAGCCTGAGGACCCATCTCATGCAAACGAAACAAGACTTGGCAAGGGCGAGCGGCCAATTTTGGCAACCAAGACATCTTCTTGATCCTGACTAGCTCCAAAGCCAATATGATAAGCTCGCGTTGTCAATTCCGAAGGGATAAATACATACCCGGGCAGATATAAATGCCTCCGTCAGTTCACCGtgattgtaaattaatttttcgTTTTTAGCCAATGTCATCTTGTTctattccaattttttttccttcttttcggAGCAAAGGGCCGATGGCTCCGTGTTTTCCGGTGTAATTTTTGTGTTACGCAGATGAAAAGGAAATGCAGAGGAAGCAAAGTATTGAATTCAGTGTAGAAACAAAGGTTCCAAAGGAAATGAATAGGAAACATCGTAATTACCATATGCCTTTTTCACCATCGTTCATCGTCTTTACCTTTGAACAGGTGTGTCCGTTATGCCTAAAATCTGAGAAATTCTACCTCACGCCGGTCTGTACATCCCTACCCGTTAATCTGACCCAACCTACCCGTTGATCTGTCCGGCCATACGTTAGACTTTCACCTCAACTTCGAAGGATTCTTATTACATAGTTGTCTTCTGCCTAGCACAAGTATGGGAGTCGAGGGACTACATAAACGAGTTGAAGGATCAAAATGGTTgttgagattgacataactccttattttggttcatgagatttaaaattgatagaaatggtctctgagtttgtccaccgtcaatcattttgatcattctgtaaaaaaaatcgctgttaaataagaagaaaacaacaaaagcatcCTCAATTTTTGTCGAATTATTTTGgtccattgtttattaaattgagtgtatttttgttattttggtcCATATTTAACAGAGTTactaaataaccaaaatgattgacggtaAACAAACTTAGGGACTACTTCTATCAATTTAAATCATAGGaatcaaagtgaggagttatatCAATCATAAAATGCCAATTGTAAATTGGGGACAAATATAAAGACCTATTTACCTAATTTTCTTATTTAGAAAGAGAACATGGGATTCCCCGCCATACGCCGGGAAAAGCAACGGCTAAATATAACTGCCGCGTTTcgacacaaaacaaaagacaaatACATATGATTAGCAGGAACATAAGCAGCTGCCGCGCGCCAAAATTTGATCGGAATTTCTTCCTCGGACTTCTCAACAATGCGACCTGTCTCTCTCACCTGACCCAGACCCACGCGCAGATCATCCTCAATGGCTACCAAAACGACCTCGCCACCGTCACCAAGCTCACCCACAAGTTCTCCGACCTCAAGGCCATGCGCAACGCACGTGACCTCTTCCTCTCCATTCCAAGACCCGACCTTTTCCTCTTCAACGTCGTCATCCGAGGCTTCGCTGCCAATGCCGCGCCTTACTCTGCCATTTCTCTCTACACCCATTTGCGGAAGAACACTAATCTTAAACCCGACAAGTTTACCTACGCTTTCGCCGTGTCGGCCGCTTCGGGGTTTAAGGACGAGAAATATGGGATTTTGCTGCACGCCCATTCGATTGTTGATGGGTTAGGATCGAATTTGTATGTAGGGTCGATTGTTGTTGACTTTTACTTCACGGTTTCCCGGGTTGAGCTAGCACAGAAGGTGTTTGATGGAATGCCCGAGAAGGACACGATTTTGTGGAATACGATGATATCTGGGTTGGTGAGGAATTGTTATTACGCCGATTCGATGCAGGTTTTTGGAGATATGGTTGGGGGTGGGATGGGTTTTGATTCGACGACGTTGGCAACCGTGCTTCCTGCAGTGGCAGAGTTGCAGGAGTTGAAAGCAGGGATGAGAGTTCATTGTTTGGCTATGAAGGCTGGATATCATTCTGATGTTCATGTGCATACCGGATTGGTTTCGTTGTATTCGAAGTGTAAGGAGCTAGAGACGGCAAGGTTATTATTTGGACACATTAGCCAGCCGGATTTGATATGTTATAATGCAATGATTGCTGGATACACTTGCAACAATGAGACCGAATCATCTGTTAGTCTTTTCAGGGATTTGCTTGCTTCTGGGGAGAAAGTTAATTCAAGCACAATTGTTGGGTTGATTCCTGTGTCTTCTCCCTTTGGTCATCTGCATCTCACTGGCTCTCTTCAAACTTTCTGTGTGAAATCTGGTATTGTTTCACATCCTTCTGTCTCGACTGCATTTGTTACTGTTTATTGTAGACTGAATGAGATTGAATTGGCACGACAGCTGTTTGATCAGTCTAAGGAGAAAACTTTGGCATCTTGGAATGCCATGATCTCGGGTTATACCCAAAACGGGCTGACGGAGACTGCAATATCTCTTTTCCGTGAAATGATGTCTGAATTCAGTCCAAACCCTGTTACAGTTACAAGTATTCTTTCGGCTTGTGCTCAGCTCGGAGCCATAAGTCTTGGGAAATGGGCCCATGGTTTGATTAAGAGCAAAAATCTTGAGTCTAACATCTATGTATTGACTTCTCTAGTTGACATGTATGCAAAGTGTGGGAGCATTGTGGAAGCTCGGAAGTTATTTGACTCGATGACAGAGAAAAATGTGGTTACTTGGAATGCCATGATATCTGCTTACGGCCTTCATGGTGATGGGCACGAAGCACTAAAACTCTTTACAGAGATGTTGCATTCTGGGATTTCCCCAAGCGCAGTTACTTTTCTATCCGTCTTGTATGCTTGTAGCCATGCGGGCTTGGTGAGAGAAGGTGAAGAAATCTTGGATCATATGGTTCACAACCATGGCTTTGAGCCCTTGCCCGAGCATTATGCCTGCATGGTTGACATCCTTGGCAGAGCTGGAAAGTTAGAGAAGGCTTTGGAATTTATAAAGGAAATGCCAGTTGAGCCAGGTCCTCCCGTTTGGGGTGCATTGCTTGGTGCTTGCATGATTCACAAGAACACCGAACTGGCGCGTGTGGCTTCTGAAAATCTATTTGAACTGGACCCAGATAATACAGGATATTATGTCTTGCTCTCCAACGTATACTCAGCTGACAGGAACTTTCCGAAGGCTGCTTCAGTACGACAGGTAGTTAAGAATAGAAATTTGGCTAAGACTCCGGGATGCACTCTCGTTGAGATTGGTGAGACCCCGCATGTGTTTACATGTGGTGATCGATCTCATCCTCAAGCAACGGCAATCTATAGGATGCTGGATGAGTTAATGGGAAAAATGGCGGAGGCTGGATTTCAGACTGAAACTGTGACTGCTTTGCATGATGttgaggaggaagagaaggagTTAATGATGAAGGTTCATAGTGAGAAGCTGGCCATTGCTTTTGCCCTTATTGAAACAGCACCCGGGGCAGAAATTAGAATCTTTAAGAATCTCCGGGTTTGTTTGGATTGCCATAATGCAACTAAATTTATATCCAAGATCACAGAAAGAGTTATTGTAGTTAGAGATGCTAATAGATTCCATCATTTCAAAGACGGCATTTGTTCTTGTGGAGACTATTGGTGACAAAAAGTTTTCTGCACCGGTATGCAACCATCTTGTTCTGCAGTTTCATATTGCTTCCATGGTAAAACGGAGAGTCACTTCATCAATAACTTTCACAGCTTAACAAGGATACTGAAGGACATTCTTCGCCGAAAATAGATGAAGCTGAACCCCATCCGATACTCTGGCATGGAACGACTAAATTACAGGAAACACAGGAAAGACTTGTTTCAACACTCTCTTCCTAGTGTACGTCCGGCAAGCACCTGTAGCATATATCCTGCACTGTATTCTGATTCACCTGGCTATTCAGTACAAACCTCGACGATTTTCGAGATACTACATTCTTGATCTGGTACCCTTTTTTCAATAGCAAATTATCtttgtattttatttggtgATAGCATTTTTAACTTCAAAATCGAAGAAATTGTTCAAATAAGCACATCTAACTGCTTCGAATTTTCGATGCTTATGTTTCTTACACCCTTTTTCAATCATTATTCCGGgaatgttttatttcttttgtgctaaaccctaaatcaactccgcctatgtcttacatggccggtcccaagcccggataaaggaggagggggagggcgtcaggtagtcgacagccggcactccatgatcacgtcgaatccttatgaaaatgaatccagaacaaaatcgcgctaaagctagggcgtcacccgtaagtggcgcgctgtgtggcccgagcacagtgataagtgagcaagggtcgctgtatctccatcggcacccggatgcagtgttaaatgagcaagggggccatagaaacttcttttcgaacgactccactcaaagttgtttgggagcatatgctcctatcaactttacccgggacacacaaaagaagtactttgatcctattagacgggggagggtgaagaagttaggacagaagggtagagttcaagagagcaaaatgcgtttaggaacgtggaatataggaaccttaacgggaaaatctatggaagtagtggaagttatggtgaggagaaggataaatattatgtgcctacaagaaactaagtgggttggtagtaaggcaaaggatctagaaaactcagggtttaaactttggtattcgggcacaaatagaacgagaaacggtgttggcatcatcgtggacaagaccttggtacaagatgttgtagatgtcaagagggtaggagatagaatcatggtaatcaagattgtaataggac
Above is a window of Malus sylvestris chromosome 15, drMalSylv7.2, whole genome shotgun sequence DNA encoding:
- the LOC126605191 gene encoding pentatricopeptide repeat-containing protein At4g30700-like, with product MISRNISSCRAPKFDRNFFLGLLNNATCLSHLTQTHAQIILNGYQNDLATVTKLTHKFSDLKAMRNARDLFLSIPRPDLFLFNVVIRGFAANAAPYSAISLYTHLRKNTNLKPDKFTYAFAVSAASGFKDEKYGILLHAHSIVDGLGSNLYVGSIVVDFYFTVSRVELAQKVFDGMPEKDTILWNTMISGLVRNCYYADSMQVFGDMVGGGMGFDSTTLATVLPAVAELQELKAGMRVHCLAMKAGYHSDVHVHTGLVSLYSKCKELETARLLFGHISQPDLICYNAMIAGYTCNNETESSVSLFRDLLASGEKVNSSTIVGLIPVSSPFGHLHLTGSLQTFCVKSGIVSHPSVSTAFVTVYCRLNEIELARQLFDQSKEKTLASWNAMISGYTQNGLTETAISLFREMMSEFSPNPVTVTSILSACAQLGAISLGKWAHGLIKSKNLESNIYVLTSLVDMYAKCGSIVEARKLFDSMTEKNVVTWNAMISAYGLHGDGHEALKLFTEMLHSGISPSAVTFLSVLYACSHAGLVREGEEILDHMVHNHGFEPLPEHYACMVDILGRAGKLEKALEFIKEMPVEPGPPVWGALLGACMIHKNTELARVASENLFELDPDNTGYYVLLSNVYSADRNFPKAASVRQVVKNRNLAKTPGCTLVEIGETPHVFTCGDRSHPQATAIYRMLDELMGKMAEAGFQTETVTALHDVEEEEKELMMKVHSEKLAIAFALIETAPGAEIRIFKNLRVCLDCHNATKFISKITERVIVVRDANRFHHFKDGICSCGDYW